In Ochrobactrum sp. Marseille-Q0166, a single genomic region encodes these proteins:
- a CDS encoding ABC transporter permease — MIINVGIIVVMVAVSWFVVQGLASVKIRNAQGQKLIDIAVPALFGIAMLVLWEVAVRIFNVPSVLLPAPSAIAARISSSVPILWADFQQTFLKAVIIGYVAGCGLGFITAIIADRIPFLRKGLLPLGNLAAALPIVGVAPIMVMWFGFDWQSKAAVVIIMTFFPMLVNTVAGLAASGSMERDLMQSYGSNYWQTLIKLRLPAAMPFIFNALKINSTLALIGAIVAEFFGTPIVGMGFRISAEIGRMNVDMVWAEIFVAALAGSLSYGLIALIERRMTFWHPSYRRA; from the coding sequence ATGATTATCAATGTTGGTATTATCGTCGTCATGGTTGCCGTGTCCTGGTTTGTTGTGCAGGGGCTGGCGAGTGTAAAAATCCGCAATGCGCAGGGGCAAAAGCTGATTGATATTGCCGTGCCAGCCCTTTTTGGCATTGCCATGCTGGTGCTGTGGGAAGTGGCGGTTCGGATTTTCAACGTGCCATCGGTTCTTTTACCCGCACCATCGGCCATCGCTGCGCGGATAAGCTCATCTGTGCCAATCCTTTGGGCCGACTTCCAGCAGACGTTTCTAAAGGCCGTCATCATCGGCTATGTCGCAGGATGTGGTCTTGGCTTCATCACCGCGATTATTGCGGATCGTATACCTTTTTTGCGCAAAGGATTGTTGCCGCTTGGCAATCTTGCTGCCGCCCTCCCCATTGTCGGCGTCGCGCCCATTATGGTGATGTGGTTTGGCTTCGACTGGCAGTCGAAAGCCGCGGTTGTCATCATCATGACCTTCTTCCCGATGCTTGTGAATACGGTCGCCGGGCTTGCCGCCAGTGGCTCGATGGAACGTGACCTGATGCAGAGTTATGGCTCCAACTATTGGCAGACACTCATCAAGCTGCGTCTGCCTGCGGCCATGCCCTTCATCTTCAATGCGCTCAAGATCAATTCGACGCTCGCTTTGATCGGTGCCATCGTTGCGGAATTTTTCGGAACGCCGATTGTCGGCATGGGCTTTCGCATATCCGCAGAAATTGGCCGTATGAATGTCGATATGGTCTGGGCCGAAATCTTTGTAGCCGCTCTTGCGGGGTCGCTCTCTTATGGGCTGATCGCGCTGATCGAGCGCAGAATGACATTCTGGCACCCTTCATACAGAAGGGCATGA
- a CDS encoding ABC transporter permease, whose protein sequence is MTAFFRDKFFPVATVLVVMIAIWYAFTVYLNAPFERDQAARSGTEIAFSTLVANTMQQDRPVLPAPHQVANELWKTIFAVKPSSKRSLVYHGWVTLSSTLLGFVLGSALGVLLAVGIVHSTTLDKSLMPWIITSQTIPILAIAPMIIVVLNAIGISGLFPKAVISTYLSFFPVAVGMVKGLRSPDVMHLDLMRTYNASKNQVFWKLRWPASMPFLFTSMQIAVAISLVGAIVGELPTGAVAGLGARLLAGSYYGQTVQIWAALVLAAFMASILVGLVGIAATMARRRMGIKPEKAAS, encoded by the coding sequence ATGACGGCTTTTTTTCGCGACAAGTTTTTTCCGGTTGCCACCGTTCTGGTGGTCATGATTGCGATCTGGTACGCATTTACGGTCTATCTCAACGCGCCTTTTGAACGTGATCAGGCCGCGCGTAGCGGAACCGAAATCGCGTTTTCAACACTTGTGGCCAACACGATGCAGCAGGATCGGCCGGTGCTGCCCGCTCCCCATCAGGTGGCCAATGAGCTTTGGAAAACAATTTTTGCCGTCAAACCCAGTTCCAAACGTAGCCTTGTTTATCATGGCTGGGTGACGCTCTCATCAACCTTGCTCGGCTTCGTGCTTGGCTCGGCGCTTGGCGTGCTGCTGGCGGTCGGCATTGTGCATTCGACAACGCTTGATAAAAGCCTGATGCCGTGGATCATCACTTCGCAAACCATTCCCATTCTCGCCATAGCGCCGATGATCATCGTGGTTCTGAATGCGATCGGCATTTCCGGGCTTTTCCCGAAGGCCGTTATTTCAACTTATCTTTCGTTTTTTCCTGTCGCGGTGGGGATGGTCAAAGGTCTGCGTTCGCCCGACGTGATGCATCTTGACCTGATGCGGACTTATAACGCCTCGAAAAATCAGGTGTTCTGGAAATTACGCTGGCCGGCTTCGATGCCGTTTCTGTTCACTTCGATGCAAATTGCCGTCGCGATCAGCCTTGTTGGCGCTATCGTCGGTGAATTGCCGACCGGTGCGGTGGCAGGTCTTGGCGCCCGATTGCTGGCCGGTTCCTATTATGGCCAGACGGTTCAAATCTGGGCGGCGCTGGTGCTGGCAGCTTTCATGGCATCTATCCTTGTCGGGCTGGTGGGTATTGCCGCAACCATGGCCAGAAGACGTATGGGTATAAAGCCGGAAAAGGCGGCATCATGA
- a CDS encoding ABC transporter ATP-binding protein, with protein sequence MNIDNMAPERGQDNAQTVIDIKDLSLVFETNDGPVHALSNINLDIKRGEFVSFIGPSGCGKTTLIRVVADLERPTSGSVTVNGKTPEQARLDRSYGYVFQAAALFPWRTIEDNISLPLEIMGYSAAERKTRIEKNLALVNLSGFGKKFPWQLSGGMQQRASIARALSFDPDMLLMDEPFGALDEIVRDHLNEQLLKLWAATQKTVIFVTHSIPEAVFLSTKIVVMSPRPGRIHEIIDCDLGPDRTLEIRETEAFVKIAHRVREGLRLGHAHDE encoded by the coding sequence ATGAACATCGATAACATGGCCCCGGAGCGGGGCCAGGACAATGCACAGACGGTAATCGACATTAAAGACCTGTCTTTGGTCTTTGAAACCAATGACGGCCCGGTTCACGCGCTGTCGAACATCAATCTCGACATCAAGCGTGGCGAGTTTGTTTCCTTCATTGGTCCTTCGGGCTGCGGGAAGACCACCTTGATACGTGTTGTAGCCGACCTCGAACGTCCCACATCCGGCTCTGTGACAGTCAATGGCAAGACGCCTGAACAGGCACGGCTTGATCGTTCTTACGGCTATGTGTTTCAGGCGGCAGCGCTGTTTCCGTGGCGTACCATTGAAGACAATATCAGTCTCCCGCTCGAAATCATGGGGTACAGCGCTGCCGAGCGCAAAACGCGGATTGAAAAGAACCTTGCACTGGTGAACCTTTCTGGCTTCGGAAAGAAATTTCCATGGCAGCTTTCCGGCGGGATGCAGCAACGGGCATCAATTGCCCGCGCGCTGTCGTTTGACCCCGACATGCTGCTGATGGATGAGCCATTCGGCGCACTGGATGAGATCGTGCGTGACCACCTCAACGAACAGCTTCTCAAGCTATGGGCGGCAACGCAGAAGACTGTGATCTTCGTGACCCACTCCATTCCCGAAGCTGTATTTCTGTCCACCAAGATCGTCGTGATGAGTCCGCGTCCGGGGCGCATTCATGAAATTATCGACTGCGATCTGGGGCCGGATCGCACGCTCGAAATTCGCGAAACGGAAGCGTTTGTCAAAATCGCCCATCGCGTGCGCGAAGGGCTTCGACTGGGGCACGCGCATGACGAATGA
- a CDS encoding ABC transporter substrate-binding protein has protein sequence MKKAISLCLGTAGLALALMSSSAMAADKLTLQLKWVTQGQFAGYYVAKDKGFYEEEDLDVEIKPGGPDVAPPQVIAGGGADVVVDWMPSALATREKGVPLVNIAQPFKKSGMMLTCRKETGITKPEDFKGRTLGVWFGGNEYPFLSWMSHLNIPTTGGADGVTVLKQGFNVDPLIQKQADCISTMTYNEYWQVIDAGIPADQLVVFPYEEQGVATLEDGLYVLDKSLEDPAMVDKLARFVRASMKGWQYASEHPDEAAEIILENDSSGAQTHEVQERMVKEIAKLIDGSDGTLDVAAADRTVDTLLGGGSDPVITKKPEDAWTSKITDAMKK, from the coding sequence ATGAAAAAGGCGATTTCTCTATGCCTTGGAACAGCCGGACTGGCGCTCGCGCTCATGAGCAGCTCGGCAATGGCGGCGGACAAGCTGACCTTGCAGCTCAAATGGGTGACGCAAGGGCAGTTTGCCGGTTATTATGTCGCCAAGGACAAGGGCTTTTACGAAGAGGAAGATCTCGATGTGGAGATCAAGCCGGGCGGACCGGACGTGGCTCCGCCACAGGTCATTGCCGGTGGTGGTGCCGATGTGGTGGTGGACTGGATGCCGTCAGCCCTCGCCACCCGCGAAAAGGGCGTTCCGCTCGTCAACATCGCGCAGCCCTTCAAGAAATCCGGCATGATGCTGACCTGCCGCAAAGAAACAGGCATTACCAAACCAGAAGACTTTAAAGGACGCACGCTGGGTGTCTGGTTCGGCGGAAATGAATATCCGTTCCTGTCATGGATGAGCCATCTCAATATTCCGACTACGGGCGGCGCTGACGGCGTAACTGTATTGAAGCAGGGTTTCAACGTCGATCCGCTGATCCAGAAGCAAGCCGACTGCATTTCGACCATGACCTATAATGAATATTGGCAAGTGATTGATGCCGGTATTCCAGCGGATCAGCTCGTCGTGTTCCCTTATGAAGAACAAGGCGTCGCCACGCTTGAAGACGGGCTCTACGTTCTTGATAAGAGCCTTGAAGACCCGGCGATGGTCGATAAGCTGGCTCGCTTTGTCCGCGCTTCGATGAAGGGCTGGCAATACGCGTCAGAGCATCCTGATGAAGCTGCGGAGATCATTCTCGAAAATGATTCATCCGGTGCGCAGACGCACGAAGTTCAGGAGCGCATGGTCAAGGAAATCGCCAAGCTGATCGATGGTTCAGACGGCACGCTGGATGTGGCCGCTGCCGACCGCACTGTTGATACTCTGCTTGGTGGCGGCTCTGATCCCGTTATCACCAAGAAGCCGGAAGATGCATGGACGTCCAAGATCACAGACGCGATGAAGAAGTAA